One Hyphomonadaceae bacterium BL14 genomic window, GGCGCGGGTCTGGGCCAAGGCCGCCTGCAGCTCAGCCAGATCGTAAGTCTCTGACGGCGCAGCCGAGAGCGTGAAGCTGACATGCGCCTGCACCGCTCCTTGAGGGGCATCGGTGGCCAGCTGAAGGCCCGCTGACAGGCGTGCCGGATCGGGCGGCGCGACAGCACCGTCAGGGGCGCGCTCCAGCACACGCCACTCTTCCCCGTCCAGCCGGGTCCAGAAGCTCCATTCCCGTCCGGCAGGGTCCGGGTCCGCCTCCAGTGTGTATCGCAAGGTAAAGGCGCTGCGCTCGTCTGCGGGAAGCGCATGGTAATCGCGCAAGAAAGCAAACACGCGCACGGCCGGCACGGTGCGGGCCTCGGGCACCGGAAGCGCCGGCCCCGCCAGCGCCACCGCAGCCAGAAGGGCGGCGAGCATCATTGCGCCGCCGGCTTGCGGAACAGCAGTGTCATACGGTCCGATTCCCCGATCTCTTCAAAAGGCGCACGGTCAAAGGACGGGTCATGCGGCTCGCCCAGCGGCGAGGTGCGGCTCACCGGCGGCAGGGTCCAGACCCCGAACGGATGGTCTGCTGTGTCCGCCGGATTGGCGTTGATCTCGCTGGCGCTGACGAGCTCAAACCCCGCCTCCACGGCGAGTGCGATGACGTAGTCTTCCTGCACATAGCCCGACGCCGCGCGCGGATCCTGGACCCGGTTGGCGGGCAGGCGGTGCTCCACCACGCCCAGAAGCCCGCCGGGCCTGAGCGCCTCGAACATGGCCTCATAGGCCGTCTCGACAAAGCCGCCGGCCATCCAGTTATGGGTGTTTCGGAAGGTCACGATGGCATCGGCAGTGCCGGGCTCAAGACCGGTGAAACCTTCAGGGCCGAAAGCAGACAGGTTCAGGCTCCCGAACGCGGGCTGCTCAAAGCGCGCCGCGAACCGCTCGCGCAGGGCCAGTGCGCCCGCATCGTCCGGCTCAACCGCCGTCCAGGCCGCCACATAGGTTCCGCCATGGGCTGCAATCCAGGGCGCGAGAATATCGCTGTACCAGCCCCCGCCCGGCCAGATCTCAACGATGGTGGATGCCGGATCGAGGGTAAAAAATTCCAGCGTGTCCAGAGGGTTGCGCGCTGCATCGCGCGCCCGCGCCGCCGCATCGCGCCAAGGCGCTGCTGTGACATCGCCCAGCCGGGTGAAGTCCAGCGCTTCGGCGGTCTCCGATCCGCCGCCATCCTCCGGCGCGGCGTCGCCGGCAGCCGGTACGGGCTCTTGCACTGCCGGCGCGTCGGGATCGGGTGCCTCACCGCCGCATGCGGCGAGCCAGAGGCTGAAACCGGCGCAAAGCGCCAGCGCGGAAACAGGGCGGGCAGACCGGATCATCAGGCAACTCCGTTTGGGTCAGGCCCATAAGTCATGGCCAACACCCGGGGATACGGCAAGTCGGCGGGGCGCCTCTTGCAGAGCGCAAAATCGATTCCCACATCGGTTTCGTCGGGCCGCCAGACGGGGCCTGACATTCGCACGGCCCTTTGTGTGCGGCGCTGCCGAGGCGGGCCGGACAGGGGGGCGAACAGCCACTGCAAAGGGCGTTCTCCCCTGCCGGGAGCACGCCGGATCGCTTCGAAGGAGGATCACGATGCGTACTGTAGACTTCACCCCGCTTTACCGGACCATTGTCGGCTTTGACCGGCTGGCTGACATGATCGACACCGCTGCCAAGCAGGAGACCGGTGTCGCTTACCCGCCCTACAATATCGAGCAGGTCAGCGAGCACGAATACCTGATCGAGCTGGCCGTGGCCGGATTTTCGGAAAACGATATTGATGTCGAGGTTCAGGAAAACGTCCTGTCCGTGGCCGGCAAGCGCGCCGTCAGCGACACACAGGAGGCGCGCAATTTCCTGCATCGCGGCATCGCGGAACGCTCGTTCGAGCGGCGCTTCCACTTGGCTGACCATATCCAGGTCCGAGATGCGCGCCTTGAGAACGGGCTTCTGACGATCCGCCTCGAGCGTGAAGTACCCGAGGCCATGAAGCCGCGCCGGATCGAGGTCAATGGCCGCACCGATGGCCGGACCGGCGCCAAGCTGCTCTCCGGTGCCAAAAAGGCGTCTGCCGCCTGATTGCACAGATGAGCGACGGACCGGCCGGGCGCGATCCCCTCCCCCCAAGCCCGTGCCCGGCCGGGTCCGATATCTGCACACTTGTTCCCCTGACTGACCCGGCGCGCCGCTTCCCACGGCGCGCCGGTTGCCGTGCAGGGCTGACGCGTCAGCTCTTGGGGTGGGTGTCTCGCCATTGCTCCATGGACTGGGAGATGGCGAAGGTCTCGCGGTATTTCGGGCTGCCTGCGGGGCGCGGTGCGCGGTCGCGGGTCAGCTCCATAATCTCCGCCAGCTTGTTGTGCGCCGCCCCCGACTGCCCCGCGCCGATATAGGCGTGCAGTTCGACCAGCGCGCTGGACAGGGCGTCATGGGCGCGGATGACGAAATAGGGCTCGTCCTCGGCCAGATCGGGATAGCAGTCATACTGGGACGGATTGGCTTTCGAGCCGAGAGGGGCGGCCATGGCGAGAATCTCCCTGATGTGCGTGCAACACGTCGCGGGACTACACTAGCGGGCTTCGCGCGCTCACGGGACCCGGTTTCGCACTGCGATTTGACTAGGACGCGCCTAGCGCTGCGTCGAGATCGGCCCACAAATCCTCCACATCCTCCAGCCCCACCGACAGGCGTACCAGACCATCGCCGACGCCGGCGTCGGCGCGTGCCTGCGGGCTCATCGCAGCATGGGTCATCAGGGCCGGGATGGAGACCAGCGATTCCACCCCGCCCAGCGACTGGGCGAGGGTGAACAGGGCAAGTCTCTGGGTGAGTGCGCGTGCCGCGTGCGCGCCCGCCGTCAGCTCAAAGCTCAAAAGCGGCCCGAACCCGTCCTGCTGGCGCGCCGCGATGGCGTGGCCGGGATGGCCGGCGAGCCCGGGATAGTCCACCCGCGCCACGGACCGATGGACTTCGAGGCGCGCCGCAATCAGATGAGCGCTTTGCGACTGCACCCGCGCACGCACCGGCAGGGTGCGCAGGCCCCGCAGGGCGAGAAACGCATCGAACGCGGCCCCGCCGG contains:
- a CDS encoding Hsp20 family protein — protein: MRTVDFTPLYRTIVGFDRLADMIDTAAKQETGVAYPPYNIEQVSEHEYLIELAVAGFSENDIDVEVQENVLSVAGKRAVSDTQEARNFLHRGIAERSFERRFHLADHIQVRDARLENGLLTIRLEREVPEAMKPRRIEVNGRTDGRTGAKLLSGAKKASAA
- a CDS encoding aspartate decarboxylase; protein product: MAAPLGSKANPSQYDCYPDLAEDEPYFVIRAHDALSSALVELHAYIGAGQSGAAHNKLAEIMELTRDRAPRPAGSPKYRETFAISQSMEQWRDTHPKS